A single genomic interval of Halobacillus halophilus DSM 2266 harbors:
- the thiO gene encoding glycine oxidase ThiO, with protein sequence MPKKYDTIIIGGGIIGCSTAFYLSKKGQRVLVLEKRSLGQEASSAAAGMLGVQTELEEQSPMYELARTSREMFPNLAVELKDMTGIDIGLSQKGILRLAFTEEQRVRYREIAANQKLKGEESFWKDREEIVGMESCLTDSLVGGIWFPKEGHVSAPDLTQAFARAAAVNGVTFRESTDVYQLIREQNQVVGVATDAGEFYGSAVLVAAGAWSRRFLPGKEQALYPVKGEALAVKTEKPILHTTIFTDDCYLVPKKGGEIIVGATSTPYTFDQRVTMEGIEGLVHKAKRLLPLLGKAEIDRIWAGTRPMTGDGLPIMGAHPELNSLYFSTGHYRNGILLSPVTGKVMADYIAGETKLITDLSAFSPARFQNHMEVSSL encoded by the coding sequence ATGCCTAAGAAGTACGACACGATTATAATTGGCGGAGGGATCATAGGCTGTTCTACAGCTTTTTATCTATCGAAGAAAGGGCAACGGGTTTTAGTTCTGGAGAAAAGATCTCTTGGACAAGAAGCTTCCAGTGCAGCTGCTGGGATGCTTGGGGTCCAAACGGAGTTGGAAGAGCAAAGCCCTATGTACGAACTGGCGCGTACGAGTCGAGAGATGTTTCCAAACTTAGCTGTAGAGTTAAAAGACATGACTGGAATAGACATTGGGCTTTCACAAAAGGGGATATTGAGACTAGCTTTTACGGAAGAACAGAGAGTTCGTTACCGGGAAATCGCTGCAAATCAAAAGCTGAAAGGGGAAGAATCCTTCTGGAAAGACAGAGAAGAAATAGTTGGAATGGAATCATGTCTAACAGATTCGTTAGTTGGAGGTATATGGTTTCCTAAAGAAGGCCATGTATCAGCTCCAGATCTTACCCAGGCTTTTGCGCGGGCTGCAGCTGTAAACGGAGTGACTTTTCGTGAATCTACTGATGTCTATCAGTTAATACGTGAACAAAATCAAGTAGTAGGAGTAGCTACAGACGCTGGGGAATTTTATGGAAGTGCCGTTCTAGTGGCTGCCGGAGCGTGGAGTCGTCGTTTTTTACCTGGTAAAGAACAGGCTTTATACCCTGTAAAGGGAGAAGCTCTAGCAGTTAAAACAGAAAAACCGATCCTTCATACAACCATTTTTACGGATGATTGCTATCTCGTTCCGAAAAAAGGCGGGGAAATAATTGTTGGAGCAACTTCTACTCCTTATACATTTGACCAGCGGGTAACCATGGAGGGAATCGAAGGATTGGTTCATAAAGCCAAGAGGCTTCTGCCTTTACTGGGGAAAGCAGAAATTGATCGGATTTGGGCTGGGACGAGACCTATGACTGGAGACGGTCTGCCGATTATGGGAGCGCACCCAGAATTGAACAGCTTATATTTTAGCACGGGTCATTATCGTAACGGGATATTATTAAGTCCAGTTACTGGGAAGGTAATGGCAGATTATATTGCAGGGGAAACGAAGCTCATAACAGATTTATCAGCTTTTTCACCTGCTCGCTTTCAAAACCATATGGAGGTGAGTTCATTATGA
- a CDS encoding thiamine phosphate synthase, which translates to MSLKRELHVLSDGKKELDEFCQTALSIQSSVTAIHLREKHREEEEIERWVYTLIKEGISSTKIIVNSYYSVAGKWGAAGVQLPECGPSPEKVKRLYPNLRVGCSIHGLEAGCQKEREGADYLLFGNVYQTESKSGLKGKGVKSLASLTEAVSIPVIAIGGIHLSNLERVLQTKVSGIAVMSSIAEAHHPGEKAWRFQSRIQRSCYHA; encoded by the coding sequence ATGAGTTTGAAGCGGGAACTTCATGTACTTTCAGATGGAAAAAAAGAGTTGGATGAATTCTGTCAGACTGCCCTGTCAATACAATCCTCCGTCACGGCTATACACCTTCGTGAAAAGCACCGGGAGGAAGAAGAAATAGAGAGATGGGTCTACACTCTTATAAAAGAAGGGATATCAAGTACAAAAATCATTGTAAACTCTTATTACTCGGTAGCTGGAAAATGGGGAGCAGCAGGAGTTCAACTTCCAGAATGTGGGCCTTCCCCGGAGAAGGTGAAAAGACTCTATCCTAATCTGAGAGTAGGTTGTTCCATTCATGGATTGGAAGCAGGATGCCAAAAAGAAAGGGAGGGGGCTGATTACCTTCTTTTCGGAAATGTTTATCAGACCGAAAGTAAGTCGGGACTTAAGGGTAAAGGCGTGAAATCATTAGCTTCATTAACCGAAGCGGTTTCCATACCCGTAATAGCTATTGGAGGAATTCACTTATCCAATTTGGAGAGAGTTCTTCAAACAAAGGTATCCGGAATAGCCGTAATGTCTTCCATTGCTGAAGCACACCACCCTGGGGAGAAAGCCTGGAGGTTTCAATCAAGGATTCAAAGGAGTTGTTATCATGCCTAA
- a CDS encoding MBL fold metallo-hydrolase has product MKTLKDAIYQITLPTPYAVGDVHLYLLKGDRLTLVDAGVKTDAAWSELVIQLKELGYSPGDIDQIVLTHHHPDHMGLIEHFPNLSTVAAHPKLKPWLEREEAFFLRYEEFFHRMYKESGVPEQYLGLLKSLRKPLKWSAEGTLTLELTEGDRIPGHEEWVTIETPGHAQSHISFYRQADGSFIGGDHLLAHISSNPLLEPPYGIEKDRPRPLLQYRASMEKLLDRNIQMVYPGHGKTFQNTDKLVIQRLKKQEERALKVLNMFEEESLCAYDVCRRLFPKHIESQFGLTMSETIGQLDYLENKKAVIAEFSGEQKYYYVNR; this is encoded by the coding sequence ATGAAAACCTTAAAAGATGCTATTTACCAAATCACACTTCCTACCCCTTATGCGGTGGGAGACGTACATCTATACCTACTGAAAGGTGATCGGCTCACCCTGGTAGATGCAGGTGTAAAAACTGACGCAGCTTGGAGTGAATTGGTAATTCAATTAAAAGAACTTGGATATAGTCCAGGTGATATAGATCAGATTGTACTAACCCACCACCATCCAGATCATATGGGATTGATCGAACATTTTCCTAATCTGAGCACAGTGGCTGCTCACCCGAAGTTAAAACCATGGCTTGAAAGAGAAGAAGCTTTCTTTTTGAGATATGAGGAATTTTTTCATCGTATGTATAAAGAATCAGGGGTGCCGGAACAGTATTTAGGCTTGCTCAAATCTCTTCGTAAACCCTTGAAATGGAGCGCAGAAGGCACATTGACACTTGAACTAACGGAGGGAGACAGGATTCCAGGGCACGAGGAGTGGGTAACGATAGAGACTCCTGGCCATGCTCAGAGTCATATTTCGTTTTATCGACAAGCTGATGGATCCTTTATTGGCGGCGATCATCTGCTTGCCCATATCTCTTCCAACCCCTTGTTGGAACCTCCATATGGCATCGAGAAGGATCGTCCCCGCCCCCTTCTTCAATACCGGGCTTCTATGGAAAAATTATTGGATAGAAATATTCAAATGGTATATCCAGGGCACGGAAAGACGTTTCAGAACACAGATAAATTAGTCATTCAGCGTCTTAAAAAACAAGAGGAGCGCGCACTCAAAGTCCTGAATATGTTTGAAGAAGAGAGTTTATGTGCATATGATGTATGCAGGCGTTTGTTTCCTAAACATATAGAAAGTCAGTTTGGCCTGACGATGTCTGAAACGATCGGCCAGTTGGATTACTTAGAAAACAAAAAAGCTGTAATCGCCGAATTTTCAGGTGAACAAAAATATTATTATGTAAACAGGTGA
- a CDS encoding sodium:calcium antiporter, which yields MIYFVFILAAVVVVISAVYLNQFGDVISKKSSLSGAAVGTFLIAGATSLPELTTSLTAVYIDNPDIAVGNMLGSNVFNLLILASMDIIYRRQRLFQKVNNKENIPSASIGLVFLLIIIFSLWMPGSIEIFGVGIEMIVIVLLYIFSMKFISGGESEQEEEELTKDYSLKAAVIGFIIASVIVFISGSALSVSGDRMAEASGLDASFVGSFLIAASTSLPELVAVYAAFRLANYNMAIGSILGSNLFNIQLLALTDLLYREGAILTSVQSSHIFIACLGLVMTLIMIFLLIRPASMRSHWRYAAPSLLMTLIYFVASYVLF from the coding sequence ATGATTTATTTTGTATTCATCCTTGCTGCAGTTGTCGTAGTGATAAGTGCTGTCTACCTCAACCAGTTCGGGGACGTTATTAGCAAGAAATCTTCCTTGAGCGGTGCTGCAGTAGGAACTTTTTTAATCGCCGGAGCTACCTCACTCCCGGAATTAACCACAAGCTTAACTGCTGTGTACATTGACAACCCAGATATAGCGGTTGGTAATATGCTGGGGAGTAATGTATTTAATCTCCTCATCCTTGCCAGTATGGATATTATTTATAGAAGACAACGGTTATTTCAAAAAGTGAATAATAAGGAGAATATTCCGTCGGCCTCTATTGGCCTAGTTTTCCTTCTCATTATTATTTTCTCTCTCTGGATGCCTGGTTCGATTGAAATTTTCGGGGTGGGTATTGAGATGATCGTCATTGTCCTTCTTTATATATTCAGTATGAAGTTTATATCTGGAGGAGAATCCGAACAAGAAGAAGAAGAACTGACTAAAGATTACTCGCTGAAAGCAGCCGTTATCGGCTTTATTATTGCTTCTGTCATTGTTTTTATTTCTGGAAGTGCTTTATCTGTTTCAGGTGACCGGATGGCTGAAGCATCAGGACTTGATGCCAGTTTTGTTGGCAGCTTTCTAATTGCAGCCTCAACTTCTCTGCCTGAACTTGTAGCCGTGTACGCTGCCTTCAGGTTGGCCAATTATAATATGGCCATTGGTTCCATACTGGGAAGCAATTTGTTTAATATTCAACTGTTAGCTTTGACCGACTTGTTGTATAGAGAGGGAGCTATCCTTACTTCTGTCCAGTCTTCTCATATATTTATTGCATGTCTTGGACTCGTTATGACATTAATTATGATCTTTCTGCTTATACGCCCAGCTAGTATGAGAAGTCACTGGCGTTATGCAGCACCTTCTCTTCTCATGACTTTAATTTACTTTGTCGCTTCTTATGTATTGTTTTAG
- a CDS encoding thiazole synthase, which yields MLTIANRNFHSRLLLGTGKYPDYSIQKQAVEVSEAEILTFSVRRMNIFEADQPNFLEMIDTDQYTLLPNTAGAKTAEEAVRTAKLAKASGLCDMIKVEVIGDQRTLLPDPIETLKASKILLEEGFIVLPYTSDDVMLARRLQDLGVHAIMPGASPIGSGQGIINPLNLQFIIEQSTVPVIVDAGIGSPSDAAQAMEIGADGVLLNTAVSQAEDPVKMSRAMKLSIEGGRLGYEAGRIPKKTYATASSPTEGVSIG from the coding sequence ATGTTAACCATAGCTAATCGTAATTTTCACTCAAGGTTATTGCTGGGCACCGGAAAATATCCTGACTATTCCATTCAAAAGCAAGCTGTAGAAGTTTCCGAAGCAGAAATTTTAACTTTTTCCGTTCGCCGGATGAATATCTTTGAAGCAGATCAGCCTAATTTCTTGGAAATGATTGATACGGATCAATACACACTGCTGCCAAACACGGCGGGTGCTAAAACGGCAGAGGAAGCAGTCAGAACGGCTAAGCTGGCTAAAGCTTCTGGATTATGCGATATGATCAAAGTAGAAGTAATCGGTGATCAGCGCACCTTGCTTCCTGATCCAATTGAAACATTAAAAGCTTCTAAGATACTATTGGAAGAAGGCTTTATAGTGCTGCCTTACACTTCGGATGATGTTATGCTGGCAAGAAGGCTGCAGGACTTAGGGGTGCATGCCATTATGCCTGGAGCTTCACCGATTGGTTCCGGCCAGGGAATTATCAACCCATTAAACTTACAATTTATTATAGAACAGTCAACAGTTCCAGTTATTGTAGATGCGGGCATAGGTTCCCCGTCCGATGCAGCTCAGGCGATGGAGATTGGGGCTGACGGTGTTTTACTAAATACGGCTGTTTCTCAAGCGGAAGACCCTGTAAAAATGTCCCGGGCGATGAAGCTCTCGATCGAGGGCGGCAGATTAGGCTATGAAGCAGGTCGAATCCCTAAGAAAACTTACGCGACCGCAAGCAGCCCTACGGAAGGAGTGAGCATTGGTTGA
- a CDS encoding thiazole biosynthesis adenylyltransferase ThiF yields MKERYSRQILFSPIGENGQRKLNEKHVLLIGAGALGTSNAEMLARAGVGKITVVDRDYVEWSNLQRQQLYTERDAMERIPKAVAAADRLREINSEIKISGEIMDVSIHEIEELIDGVDVMIDATDNFETRLLLNDASQKYQVPWVYGACTGSYGLSYTVVPGQTPCFSCLLGSVPMGGETCDTVGIISPAVQIVAAYQTTEALKLLVEDYKSLRRNLFYFDIWKNQQSTIKVEKLKKDDCPSCGQAATYPHLDPVNLSRTAVLCGRDTVQIRPANKEKRNLDELSDRLQAVEGGRVEGNSFLVNLTVEGRRLVAFQDGRVLVHDTKDISEAKTLYNRYIGG; encoded by the coding sequence TTGAAGGAAAGATATTCTAGACAAATATTGTTTTCACCTATTGGCGAAAATGGACAGCGAAAACTAAATGAAAAGCATGTGCTCTTAATAGGAGCAGGAGCTTTAGGAACAAGTAATGCGGAAATGTTGGCCCGTGCGGGTGTTGGGAAGATCACGGTAGTCGATCGGGATTATGTAGAGTGGAGCAACCTGCAGCGCCAGCAGCTTTACACTGAGAGGGATGCAATGGAACGTATTCCAAAAGCAGTAGCTGCAGCCGATCGATTGAGAGAAATAAATTCAGAAATCAAAATATCAGGTGAGATCATGGATGTTTCGATTCACGAAATTGAGGAACTGATCGATGGTGTAGACGTTATGATTGATGCTACTGATAACTTTGAAACCAGGCTGCTTCTTAATGATGCTTCACAGAAATATCAAGTACCCTGGGTTTACGGCGCCTGTACAGGTAGTTATGGACTTTCTTATACTGTAGTTCCAGGGCAGACTCCCTGCTTCTCATGTTTGTTAGGATCTGTTCCCATGGGAGGAGAAACATGCGATACCGTGGGGATTATCAGCCCTGCCGTTCAAATTGTTGCTGCTTATCAAACTACCGAAGCATTGAAGCTTTTAGTAGAAGATTACAAATCTCTAAGAAGAAACCTGTTTTATTTCGATATTTGGAAAAACCAACAGTCAACTATTAAGGTAGAAAAACTAAAAAAAGACGATTGCCCTTCTTGCGGGCAGGCAGCCACCTATCCTCATCTCGACCCTGTAAATTTATCTAGAACAGCGGTATTATGCGGACGGGACACGGTGCAAATTCGTCCAGCAAACAAGGAAAAAAGAAATCTGGATGAACTCTCTGACAGGCTTCAAGCTGTCGAGGGCGGAAGAGTAGAAGGTAATTCATTTCTTGTGAATCTTACGGTAGAAGGGCGCCGGCTGGTAGCTTTTCAGGATGGTCGCGTACTCGTTCATGATACGAAAGATATAAGTGAAGCCAAAACGCTTTATAACCGCTATATTGGAGGATGA
- a CDS encoding YqkE family protein, with protein sequence MSKKEQREGSLSEQLNEDVLTQLRSKKSELKQSEAERLEQEKQKRLEEKKKKEANKSFEELLNESELDWKTFKK encoded by the coding sequence ATGAGTAAGAAAGAACAAAGAGAAGGATCACTAAGTGAGCAGTTAAATGAGGATGTATTGACTCAGCTTCGTTCAAAAAAATCTGAATTAAAACAAAGCGAAGCCGAACGTTTGGAGCAAGAAAAGCAGAAACGACTTGAAGAAAAAAAGAAAAAAGAAGCAAATAAAAGCTTTGAAGAGCTTCTAAATGAAAGTGAACTTGATTGGAAAACGTTTAAAAAGTAG
- a CDS encoding VOC family protein, protein MTKNLLRVGTIYIPVQRVDEAADWYVDKLGAYVTYKDENKAIVNMANLIFFLVKAKEKETANFIDERGEECFSITFEVNGKEELEILYNELASQGVQVGPFENRGHGGKNFIFYDIDGNMFDVWSELSSVFKEKFDIG, encoded by the coding sequence ATGACAAAAAATCTACTCAGGGTAGGAACGATTTATATACCTGTTCAACGTGTGGATGAAGCAGCAGACTGGTATGTAGATAAATTAGGAGCTTATGTCACGTACAAAGATGAGAATAAAGCTATAGTTAATATGGCGAACCTAATTTTCTTTCTTGTAAAAGCAAAAGAAAAAGAAACTGCCAATTTTATTGATGAGAGAGGTGAAGAGTGCTTTTCGATAACCTTTGAAGTAAATGGTAAAGAGGAGCTTGAAATACTTTATAACGAATTGGCTAGTCAAGGAGTCCAGGTTGGTCCATTTGAAAACAGAGGCCATGGTGGCAAGAACTTTATTTTTTACGATATAGATGGAAACATGTTTGATGTATGGAGTGAATTGAGCTCTGTCTTTAAAGAAAAGTTTGATATTGGTTGA
- a CDS encoding iron-sulfur cluster biosynthesis family protein: MKLRITDEAKKKLEDMKDQSRPIIRLYYDTEGCGCGVNGLPTIRFTDQILKTDNLVVNAEYKVIIDRQQATFFKPDMKLDFIKNSFRLSSPDGILNPIISPKDVKEGEAV, translated from the coding sequence TTGAAATTACGTATCACAGATGAGGCCAAAAAGAAGCTTGAAGATATGAAAGATCAGAGTCGCCCAATTATCCGACTGTATTATGATACAGAGGGGTGTGGATGTGGAGTGAACGGGCTCCCTACCATTCGGTTTACCGATCAAATTCTGAAGACAGATAATTTGGTGGTAAATGCAGAGTACAAAGTGATCATTGATCGTCAACAAGCCACTTTCTTTAAGCCGGATATGAAACTTGATTTCATTAAAAACAGCTTCCGCCTTTCAAGTCCTGACGGGATTCTTAATCCTATTATCTCTCCAAAAGATGTGAAAGAAGGCGAAGCCGTATGA
- a CDS encoding SDR family NAD(P)-dependent oxidoreductase — MNELVKDKKVLITGASSGIGKYLAIHVAREGGIPILVARSADRLAIIKEKIEAAFSVPCYWYKADLSNDAEWKDVIDQICYDHGSIDGLINNAGMAVFDLVSEAKWQDIDRMLSINVKSLFRTTHQLLPHFLQQKRGHIVNIASQAGKIATPKSSVYAATKHAVIGFTNGLRMEVESQGVYVTSVNLGPVRTNFFNQADPTGAYEKAVDRFMLDPNKVAAEVVEHLFSQQREINMPGWMNSGSKMYSLAPAFLEKAMERQFNKK, encoded by the coding sequence ATGAATGAATTAGTCAAAGATAAAAAAGTTTTAATAACGGGCGCTTCAAGTGGAATTGGTAAATATTTAGCTATTCATGTGGCGCGTGAAGGAGGCATACCCATTTTAGTGGCTAGGTCTGCTGATCGCCTTGCCATTATAAAAGAAAAAATAGAAGCTGCCTTTTCCGTACCTTGTTACTGGTACAAAGCTGATTTATCTAACGATGCCGAATGGAAAGATGTTATTGATCAAATATGCTATGATCATGGATCGATTGATGGATTGATCAACAATGCAGGGATGGCTGTTTTCGACCTGGTCTCAGAAGCAAAGTGGCAAGATATCGATCGAATGCTTTCCATCAATGTAAAATCCTTATTTCGAACTACTCATCAACTGCTCCCTCACTTCCTGCAGCAAAAGAGAGGGCACATAGTTAATATCGCTTCTCAAGCTGGCAAAATAGCGACTCCAAAGTCTTCTGTTTATGCCGCTACCAAACATGCCGTCATAGGTTTTACCAATGGTCTCCGTATGGAAGTGGAAAGTCAGGGAGTCTATGTGACTTCTGTGAACCTGGGGCCAGTACGTACGAATTTCTTTAATCAGGCAGACCCTACAGGAGCCTACGAAAAAGCTGTAGATCGATTTATGCTGGATCCTAATAAAGTAGCGGCTGAGGTAGTTGAGCACTTATTTTCTCAGCAGAGAGAGATTAATATGCCAGGCTGGATGAATTCGGGGAGTAAAATGTATTCTCTCGCCCCCGCTTTTCTGGAAAAAGCAATGGAACGCCAATTCAATAAAAAATAA
- a CDS encoding M20/M25/M40 family metallo-hydrolase, translating to MGQWQTKEQLTDLLCSLVEYPSITGSNAEIAVIEYLYYILEDRKYYQDHPEHLNLHPLDDGRQLLTALVKQGEAKDTIVLIAHADVVGVEDYGSWQNLAFHPKELTQELHKNPGVLPKDAAKDLLTGDWLFGRGIMDMKAGLTLHLSLLEKAMEGEFDGNLLLVAVPDEEVNSEGMLAALPALAEIRDKENLNYKTAINGEPMFSKYPGDPANYLYTGSIGKTLPGFFCYGKETHAGEPFAGLNANLMVSYIAQEMELNETFIEQVDGERTPPPISLMQRDLKHHYSVQTPQSAVAMYNVLYMKQTIEQLNEKLLLAAQRARAKIINHYHHQASFYLEGTQTSNFSPEIQILTYEQLYKEAVERYGTREVERRQNRLINQRDEGDRDFSTSLVQNLASLCKDISPMIVLFYSPPFYPSVSSHHDPLIQSGAKKAIETARDKFGVNLTEVEYFTGLSDLSFIGPVSMKSSIDHLLNQMPIQGKGYELPAKIMETITMPIINVGPRGRDAHQWTERLELTYSFDKLPHILAETIHHFFSS from the coding sequence ATGGGACAGTGGCAGACAAAAGAACAGTTAACCGATCTACTATGTTCGTTAGTGGAATATCCAAGTATTACAGGGAGTAATGCGGAGATCGCAGTTATTGAATACTTATATTATATTTTAGAAGATCGTAAATATTATCAAGATCACCCTGAGCACTTAAACCTTCACCCTTTGGATGACGGACGACAGTTGTTAACTGCTCTTGTAAAACAAGGAGAAGCAAAAGATACAATTGTTCTCATTGCCCACGCAGATGTGGTTGGAGTCGAAGATTATGGCTCCTGGCAGAACTTGGCTTTTCACCCGAAAGAATTAACACAGGAGCTTCATAAAAACCCGGGTGTGCTGCCTAAAGATGCCGCCAAGGATTTATTGACAGGAGACTGGTTGTTCGGCCGGGGAATTATGGATATGAAAGCAGGATTAACCCTGCACCTTTCACTGTTGGAAAAAGCAATGGAAGGGGAGTTTGATGGAAATTTACTGCTTGTAGCCGTACCTGATGAGGAAGTCAATTCAGAAGGGATGCTAGCTGCTTTGCCGGCTCTTGCAGAGATAAGAGATAAAGAAAATCTGAATTATAAAACAGCCATCAATGGAGAACCAATGTTTAGCAAATACCCTGGTGATCCAGCTAATTATCTATATACGGGATCAATTGGGAAGACGCTTCCCGGTTTCTTTTGCTACGGGAAAGAAACACATGCCGGCGAGCCTTTCGCTGGTCTGAATGCTAACTTGATGGTCAGCTATATTGCTCAAGAGATGGAGTTGAACGAAACTTTTATTGAGCAGGTAGATGGGGAGAGAACACCCCCTCCTATTAGTCTGATGCAGCGTGACTTAAAGCATCATTATTCCGTTCAAACACCACAGTCTGCTGTAGCGATGTATAATGTTTTATATATGAAGCAGACGATTGAACAGTTGAACGAAAAATTGTTACTGGCTGCCCAGCGTGCCCGCGCTAAAATCATTAATCATTACCATCACCAGGCCTCTTTTTATTTAGAAGGCACGCAAACGTCGAATTTTTCACCGGAAATTCAGATCCTGACCTACGAACAGTTGTACAAAGAAGCAGTAGAACGGTATGGAACGAGGGAGGTAGAGCGTCGTCAAAATCGTTTGATTAATCAGCGGGATGAAGGAGACCGTGATTTTTCTACGAGTCTTGTGCAAAATCTTGCTTCGTTATGTAAAGATATCAGTCCAATGATTGTTTTATTCTACAGCCCTCCTTTCTATCCATCTGTGTCTTCTCACCATGACCCGCTTATCCAAAGCGGTGCGAAAAAAGCGATCGAGACAGCTCGCGACAAATTTGGGGTGAACTTGACTGAAGTGGAATATTTCACAGGGCTTTCCGACTTGAGCTTTATTGGACCGGTTTCTATGAAATCTTCCATTGATCATTTACTTAATCAGATGCCTATACAAGGAAAAGGGTATGAATTACCTGCTAAAATTATGGAAACCATTACGATGCCTATCATTAATGTTGGGCCACGAGGCAGAGACGCCCACCAGTGGACGGAACGACTTGAATTAACTTACAGTTTTGATAAGCTCCCGCATATCTTAGCGGAAACCATCCATCATTTTTTCAGTTCATAA
- a CDS encoding AbgT family transporter, translated as MEHQENRSRTVRILDWIERVGNRLPHPVTLFAIFAFLVILASWIFSTLGIQVEDPATGDTLEVTNLLSSEGIKYIFESMVENFVGFAPLGTVLVTMLGIGVAERSGLISAMLRGLVTSVPRFLMTAALVFGGIMSSMAADAGYVVLTPLGAVLFAGLGRHPLAGLAAAFAGVSAGFSANLLLTSLDPLLGELTKEAAKTIDPGYAENILYTMNYYFMIVSVFVLTIVGTLITDKLVEPRLGTYQGGVKEEVNYVTKLEKKGMLGALLALIITIGLLSLLVVPSWGPMRNPDDFLASPFFHSLVPIILLIFFVPGLVYGKITKEIKNDKDVANQMSETMATMGMYIVLAFTAGQFVAYFTHTNMGKVIAVSGAEFLDAIGLNGIGLIIAFIFVAAFINLFIGSSSAKWAIMAPVFVPLMMQLGYSPELTTLAYRIADSTTNIISPLMPYFAIVIAFAQKYDKNVGIGTLISTMLPYSIGFFVVWIVMLFIWMLTGFPIGPDAGFFYEPNN; from the coding sequence ATGGAACACCAAGAAAATAGAAGTCGTACCGTACGGATACTGGACTGGATTGAACGTGTGGGAAATAGACTTCCCCATCCAGTTACGTTATTTGCTATATTTGCTTTTCTTGTCATCCTAGCATCCTGGATATTTTCAACCCTTGGAATTCAGGTAGAAGATCCTGCAACTGGAGATACTCTTGAAGTTACCAATTTACTATCTAGCGAAGGAATCAAATATATCTTTGAAAGTATGGTAGAGAACTTTGTAGGATTCGCTCCACTCGGAACCGTTCTAGTTACGATGCTCGGTATCGGAGTGGCTGAAAGATCCGGTCTAATCAGCGCAATGCTAAGAGGGCTGGTTACATCTGTGCCACGTTTCTTAATGACGGCTGCTCTTGTATTTGGAGGTATCATGTCAAGTATGGCTGCCGACGCAGGTTACGTGGTGCTCACGCCTCTTGGTGCTGTCCTTTTTGCCGGTTTAGGTCGTCATCCTTTAGCAGGATTAGCGGCAGCCTTTGCCGGTGTATCTGCTGGGTTCAGTGCTAATTTGCTGCTTACGTCTCTTGATCCTCTATTGGGGGAATTAACTAAAGAAGCAGCTAAAACTATTGATCCCGGCTACGCAGAAAACATTCTATACACCATGAACTATTATTTTATGATTGTGTCTGTTTTTGTGCTTACTATTGTTGGAACACTCATAACTGATAAACTTGTCGAGCCAAGACTTGGAACTTACCAAGGCGGAGTTAAGGAAGAGGTCAACTATGTAACGAAACTTGAAAAGAAGGGAATGCTTGGAGCACTTCTAGCTCTAATCATTACAATCGGTCTGTTGTCTCTTCTCGTCGTCCCATCCTGGGGTCCGATGAGAAATCCTGACGACTTTCTCGCCTCCCCTTTCTTCCATAGTCTAGTACCCATTATCCTGCTCATTTTCTTTGTTCCCGGTTTGGTCTATGGAAAGATAACAAAAGAAATTAAGAATGATAAAGATGTTGCCAATCAAATGTCAGAAACTATGGCTACCATGGGAATGTATATTGTTCTTGCTTTCACAGCAGGACAATTTGTGGCTTATTTCACGCATACCAATATGGGGAAAGTAATCGCTGTAAGTGGAGCCGAATTCCTGGATGCTATTGGTTTGAATGGAATAGGTTTGATAATTGCGTTCATATTTGTGGCGGCTTTCATAAACTTGTTTATCGGAAGCTCATCCGCAAAATGGGCGATTATGGCTCCGGTGTTTGTTCCTCTTATGATGCAGCTTGGCTATTCACCTGAGCTGACTACTTTAGCTTACAGAATCGCCGATTCGACGACGAACATTATTTCACCGTTAATGCCGTACTTCGCCATTGTAATTGCTTTCGCTCAAAAGTACGACAAAAACGTGGGAATTGGAACCCTGATTTCAACCATGCTCCCTTATTCCATAGGTTTCTTTGTTGTATGGATCGTAATGTTATTCATATGGATGCTGACCGGATTTCCGATTGGTCCAGATGCAGGATTCTTTTATGAACCGAACAATTAA
- the thiS gene encoding sulfur carrier protein ThiS — MKLFINGEEMIVPDDVTNVEQLLAYFKLNNKVGIVERNQVIVDRSLHAEEAVTNEDRIEIVQFVGGG; from the coding sequence ATGAAACTCTTTATTAATGGCGAGGAAATGATAGTACCGGATGATGTGACTAACGTGGAGCAGCTTTTGGCCTATTTTAAATTAAATAATAAGGTTGGTATTGTCGAGAGAAATCAAGTGATTGTGGATAGATCTTTACACGCCGAAGAAGCTGTAACGAATGAGGACCGAATAGAAATTGTTCAATTTGTTGGAGGAGGATGA